In one Siniperca chuatsi isolate FFG_IHB_CAS linkage group LG14, ASM2008510v1, whole genome shotgun sequence genomic region, the following are encoded:
- the LOC122888453 gene encoding spectrin family protein isoform X2 — MEWEHRDREPCLSPAAFVNQVQYSNILEGRFKQLQDEREAVQKKTFTKWVNSHLGRVTCRIGDLYTDLRDGRMLIRLLEVLSGEQLPKPTKGRMRIHCLENVDKALQFLKEQKVHLENMGSHDIVDGNHRLTLGLIWTIILRFQIQDISVETEDNKEKKSAKDALLLWCQMKTAGYPNVNIHNFTTSWRDGLAFNAIVHKHRPDLIEFDNLKRSNAHYNLQNAFNVAEKELGLTKLLDPEDVNVDQPDEKSIITYVATYYHYFSKMKALAVEGKRIGKVLDYAIEADQLIEKYETLASELLQWIEQTIVTLNDRQLANSLSAVQNQLQAFNSYRTVEKPPKFTEKGNLEVLLFTIQSKMRANNQKVYMPREGKLISDINKAWERLEKAEHERELALRNELIRQEKLEMLAARFDRKAAMRETWLSENQRLVSQDNFGTDLGAVEAATRKHEAIETDIGAYWERVAAVEAVAKELEAESYHDVRRITARRDNVLRLWEYLKELLAARRERLNAHRDLQRLFQEMRYILDWMADMKGRLQSPDSGKHLHDVLDLLQKHTLVEADISAQAERIKAVQGAAKRFTSYEQAYKPCEPGLVSEKVDLLGQAYEELGQLAGKRRERLEDSRRLWQFLWDVGEEAAWIREQEQILASGDCGRDLTSALHLLSKHEAFRDEMAARYGPLSNSIASGEALVKEGHFGAPEVTERIQDIRAQWTHLEETTKLREQSLKEAVALHQFQTDASDMEAWIMETLRQVSSQEVGHDEFSTQTLARKQREIEEEIQSHHPLIDSLHEQAQALPEAYVHFPQVDGRLPAIEQSYEELESLSVARRQALEGALALYRMFSEAGACQLWVEEKEQWLHGMDIPTKLEDLEVVQQRFETLEPEMNNLGTRVTDVNQVAEQLLSSDNCSKDQIHQTRDQLNNRWKEFEQLAGQKKQGLESALNIQNYHLECNEIQSWMKEKTKVIESTQSLGNDLAGVMALQRKLTGMERDLEAIQGKLDDLRNEAEKLAKEHPDQAGEIQGHLAEIQEVWEELNATMKRREESLGEASKLQGFLRDLDDFQSWLSRTQTAVASEDIPTSLPEAESLLAQHESIKNEVDNYKDDYEKMRAVGEEVTQGQTDAQYMFLAQRLQALDTGWHELRRMWENRHSLLAQAFDFQTFLRDAKQAEAFLNSQEYVLSHTEMPTSLQGAEEAIKKHEDFLTTTEASEEKITGVVEAGRRLINDCNANSDKIQEKVNSIQERHFKNKEAANELLTKLKDNRELQHFLQDGQELTLWINEKMLTAQDMSYDEARNLHSKWQKHQAFMAELASNKNWLDKIDKEGQALVAEKPELKPVVQQTLEDLQRQWEELEGTTRTKAQCLFDANRAELFTQSCSALDVWLKNLESQLHNDDYGKDLTSVNILLKKHQMLEHQMEVREKEVQSLQSQAVALSQEDAGLAEVDGQQRRVTDNFSNLQEPLKLRRQQLLASKEAHQFNRDLEDEILWVKERMPLATSTDHGKDLPTVQLLIKKNQTLQKEIQGHQPRINDIHRRGKTQSQVDGERQSVLEERLVELRDLWDQLIAETDKRHARLIEANRAQQFYADAAEAEAWMGEQELHMMSEEKAKDEQSALVMVKKHQSLEQALEDYAQTIHQLANSSRLMVTSEHPESERINLRQAQVDKLYAGLKDLAEERCGRLQERLRLTQLKREVDDLEQWIAEREVVAGSHELGQDYEHVTMLRDKFREFARDTSTIGQERVDGVNGLADDLIESGHPENASVAEWKDGLNEAWADLLELIDTRTQMLAASYELHRFHQDAMEVLGRVKEKREGLPSDLGRDLNTVQHLHRQHNTFENDIQALSGQVNQVQDDAARLQKAYAGEKADDINRSEHAVTSAWEGLLEAGQTRRLLLLDTVEKFRFFNMVRDLMLWMDGVNLQIDAHDSPRDVSSAGLVIANHQDIKSEIETRADSFTACFEMGNTLINNNHYAADEIREKLAQLQEKRDKINKKWQDKMDHLQIVLEVLQFGRDAYVAESWLAGQEPLVRAAELGANVDEVESLIKRHEAFEKLAAAWEDRFVLLEKLTTLEEQEIQRRREEEERARRPPTPPPVEVVQSETESHAHDSAARTSLDQTTLNQSVSVNGVHSDNDTSQQSVSLSLSVGKKSDPKRVCKPKQPERGSESESVNGPGRDSGLASSRLDPSATLPSRGGAESEPETMEGMLCRKQEMESHSKKAATRSWQNVYCVLRKGSLGFYKDGKSASNGIPYHGEVPISLGEAVCEVANDYKKRKHVFKLRLGDGKEFLFQAKDEVEMSSWIHSILSSIPTGSGDSPGGPRALSRAMTMPPISPSSGDAGGVTMRNKDGKDKDREKRFSFFGKKK; from the exons ATGGAGTGGGAACACAGGGACAGAGAACCCTGTTTGTCCCCAGCAGCTTTTGTTAATCAGGTGCAATACTCTAACATCCTGGAGGGAAGGTTTAAACAGCTACAAG ATGAGCGTGAAGCAGTACAGAAGAAGACCTTCACCAAATGGGTAAACTCTCACTTAGGCCGAGTGACCTGTCGCATTGGTGACTTGTACACTGACCTGCGCGATGGCCGCATGCTAATCCGCCTTCTGGAAGTGCTCTCAGGAGAACAGTTG CCAAAGCCCACTAAGGGCCGCATGCGTATCCACTGCCTGGAAAATGTTGATAAAGCCCTGCAGTTTCTCAAAGAGCAAAAAGTCCATCTAGAAAACATGGGCTCACATGACATTGTGGATGGGAATCACCGACTCACCCTGGGTCTCATCTGGACCATCATCCTTCGCTTCCAG ATCCAGGACATCAGTGTGGAGACAGAGGACAACAAGGAGAAAAAATCAGCTAAAGATGCCCTGCTGCTTTGGTGCCAAATGAAAACTGCTGG ATATCCCAATGTCAACATCCACAACTTCACTACCAGCTGGAGAGATGGTCTGGCGTTCAATGCCATCGTGCACAAGCACAG ACCCGACCTGATTGAGTTTGACAACCTTAAGAGGTCCAATGCTCACTACAATCTCCAGAATGCTTTCAATGTGGCTGAGAAGGAACTGGGGCTTACCAAGCTGCTGGACCCAGAGG atGTTAATGTTGATCAGCCTGATGAAAAGTCTATCATTACCTATGTGGCTACCTACTACCATTACTTCTCCAAGATGAAAGCCCTGGCAGTGGAGGGCAAACGAATTGGCAAg GTGCTGGACTATGCTATTGAGGCTGACCAGCTGATAGAGAAGTATGAGACCCTGGCCTCAGAGCTGCTGCAGTGGATTGAGCAGACCATAGTGACGCTCAATGATCGGCAGCTAGCTAACTCACTGAGTGCCGTGCAGAACCAGCTCCAGGCTTTCAACTCCTACCGGACTGTGGAGAAACCCCCCAA ATTTACAGAGAAAGGAAACTTGGAGGTTCTCCTTTTTACTATCCAGAGCAAGATGAGAGCAAACAATCAGAAGGTCTACATGCCAAGAGAGGGTAAACTCATCTCTGACATCAATAAG GCATGGGAGCGACTGGAAAAGGCAGAGCATGAACGAGAGCTGGCACTGAGAAATGAGTTGATTCGCCAGGAGAAGCTGGAGATGCTCGCTGCACGTTTTGACCGCAAAGCGGCTATGCGGGAGACATGGCTGAGTGAGAACCAGAGGCTGGTGTCTCAG GACAACTTTGGAACTGACTTGGGAGCAGTGGAAGCTGCCACGCGTAAACACGAGGCAATTGAGACAGACATTGGGGCATATTGGGAGCGTGTGGCTGCTGTGGAGGCTGTTGCCAAAGAGCTGGAAGCAGAGAGTTACCATGATGTGCGGCGTATAACTGCCCGAAGGGATAACGTGCTTCGACTCTGGGAATACCTGAAAGAGCTTCTGGCTGCACGCAGAGAGAGGCTGAATGCCCATCGTGACCTACAGAGACTGTTTCAAGAAATGCGCTACATCTTGGACTGGATGGCAGACATGAAG ggTCGTCTACAGTCTCCGGACAGTGGCAAACATTTGCATGATGTGTTAGACCTTCTGCAGAAGCACACTCTGGTTGAGGCTGACATTTCAGCTCAGGCAGAGAGGATCAAGGCAGTGCAGGGAGCTGCAAAGCGCTTCACTTCCTATGAACAGG CCTATAAACCATGTGAGCCGGGACTGGTTAGTGAGAAGGTTGACCTGCTTGGTCAAGCCTATGAGGAGCTTGGTCAGCTTGCTGGGAAGCGCAGAGAGCGGCTAGAGGACTCGCGCCGCCTGTGGCAGTTCCTGTGGGATGTCGGAGAGGAGGCAGCTTGGATCAGAGAGCAGGAGCAGATCCTGGCCAGTGGAGACTGTGGCCGTGACCTCACGTCTGCCCTTCACCTGCTCAGCAAACATGAGGCTTTCAGGGATGAAATGGCAGCCCGCTATGGCCCCCTGAGTAACAGCATTGCTTCTGGAGAAGCTTTGGTTAAGGAGGGACACTTTGGAGCCCCAGAGGTCACTGAGAGGATTCAAGACATTCGTGCACAGTGGACACATCTGGAGGAG ACAACTAAGCTCAGAGAGCAGAGTCTTAAGGAAGCGGTGGCCCTGCACCAATTTCAAACAGATGCCAGTGACATGGAGGCATGGATCATGGAGACACTTAGACAGGTGTCCAGTCAGGAGGTAGGCCACGATGAGTTCTCCACCCAAACTCTAGCTCGCAAGCAGAGGGAGATAGAGGAGGAGATCCAGAGCCACCACCCCCTCATCGACTCCCTTCATGAGCAGGCACAGGCACTGCCAGAGGCCTATGTACATTTccctcag GTGGATGGTCGCTTGCCTGCTATTGAGCAGAGCTATGAAGAACTGGAGTCTCTGTCAGTAGCTCGGCGCCAGGCTCTGGAAGGTGCTCTGGCCCTCTACCGCATGTTTAGTGAAGCTGGTGCCTGCCAGCTCTGGGTGGAGGAAAAGGAGCAGTGGTTACATGGCATGGACATCCCTACCAAGCTGGAGGACTTAGAGGTGGTGCAGCAGAG ATTTGAGACACTGGAACCTGAGATGAACAACCTAGGCACTCGTGTCACTGATGTGAACCAGGTGGCCGAGCAGCTGCTGAGCTCCGACAACTGTAGCAAAGACCAAATCCACCAGACACGAGACCAACTGAACAACAG ATGGAAGGAGTTCGAACAACTGGCTGGTCAAAAGAAACAAGGCCTAGAGTCGGCCCTTAACATCCAGAACTACCACTTGGAGTGTAATGAGATCCAAAGTTGGATGAAGGAAAAGACCAAGGTGATTGAATCCACTCAGAGCCTGGGCAATGACCTGGCTGGAGTGATGGCACTGCAACGCAAACTCACTGGCATGGAGAGGGACCTGGAGGCCATTCAG GGAAAATTGGATGACCTGAGAAACGAGGCAGAAAAGCTTGCCAAGGAACATCCAGATCAGGCTGGAGAGATCCAAGGACACCTGGCAGAGATTCAAGAGGTGTGGGAGGAGTTGAACGCCACCATGAAGCGGCGTGAAGAGTCATTGGGCGAAGCCAGCAAACTGCAGGGCTTCCTTAGGGATCTGGATGACTTCCAGTCCTGGCTATCCCGCACCCAGACAGCCGTGGCCTCAGAGGACATTCCCACCTCTCTGCCTGAGGCTGAAAGTTTGCTAGCCCAGCATGAGAGTATTAAGAATGAGGTGGATAACTATAAGGATGACTATGAGAAGATGCGGGCGGTCGGTGAGGAGGTGACCCAAGGTCAGACAGATGCCCAGTACATGTTCTTGGCCCAGAGGCTCCAGGCACTGGACACTGGCTGGCATGAGTTGCGTCGCATGTGGGAGAACCGCCACAGTCTTTTGGCCCAAGCCTTTGACTTCCAGACTTTCTTGAGAGATGCAAAGCAGGCAGAGGCTTTCCTCAACAGCCAG GAGTATGTGCTGTCCCACACAGAGATGCCCACCAGTCTTCAGGGAGCAGAAGAGGCCATTAAGAAACACGAGGATTTCCTCACTACCACAGAGGCCAGTGAGGAGAAGATAACTGGTGTGGTGGAGGCCGGACGGCGCCTCATTAATGACTGTAATGCAAACTCTGATAAGATCCAGGAAAAAGTTAATTCCATCCAGGAAAG GCATTTTAAGAATAAGGAGGCTGCAAATGAATTGCTGACAAAGCTTAAGGATAACCGTGAACTTCAGCACTTCCTCCAAGATGGACAGGag CTCACATTGTGGATCAATGAAAAGATGCTGACGGCACAGGACATGTCTTATGATGAGGCCAGAAATCTTCACAGCAAGTGGCAGAAACATCAGGCCTTCATGGCAGAGCTGGCCTCCAACAAAAATTGGCTAGACAAAATTGATAAG GAGGGTCAGGCGCTGGTGGCGGAGAAGCCGGAGCTGAAACCTGTTGTTCAGCAAACCCTGGAGGACCTACAGCGTCAGTGGGAGGAGCTGGAGGGCACCACCCGCACCAAGGCCCAGTGCTTGTTTGATGCTAACCGGGCAGAACTCTTTACGCAGAGCTGCTCCGCTCTGGATGTCTGGCTGAAAAACCTTGAGAGTCAGCTGCATAACGATGACTATGGCAAAGATTTGACCAGTGTCAACATCCTGCTCAAGAAGCACCAG ATGCTGGAGCACCAGATGGAGGTCAGAGAGAAGGAGGTGCAGTCCCTCCAGTCTCAGGCTGTGGCCCTATCCCAGGAGGACGCTGGACTCGCTGAGGTAGATGGTCAGCAAAGACGTGTCACTGACAACTTCTCCAACCTTCAGGAGCCTCTCAAACTGAGGAGACAGCAGCTACTCGCCTCCAAAGAAGCACATCAATTTAACAGAGATCTGGAGGATGAAATT ctATGGGTGAAAGAGAGGATGCCCCTGGCGACCTCCACAGACCATGGAAAAGACCTGCCCACCGTACAGCTGCTAATCAAGAAGAACCAG ACATTGCAGAAGGAGATCCAGGGCCACCAGCCTCGCATCAATGACATCCATAGACGAGGCAAGACTCAGAGCCAAGTAGATGGTGAGAGACAGTCTGTCCTAGAGGAACGCCTTGTTGAGTTGAGGGACCTCTGGGACCAGCTGATTGCCGAGACAGACAAGCGTCATGCCCGTCTAATAGAGGCCAATCGCGCCCAGCAGTTCTATGCTGATGCAGCGGAGGCGGAGGCCTGGATGGGAGAGCAAGAGCTACACATGATGTCAGAGGAAAAAGCCAAG GATGAGCAAAGTGCATTAGTGATGGTCAAGAAGCACCAGAGCCTGGAACAGGCACTTGAAGACTACGCCCAAACCATTCACCAGCTAGCCAACAGCAGCCGCCTCATGGTCACCAGTGAACACCCAGAGAG TGAGAGAATCAACTTACGGCAAGCCCAAGTTGACAAGCTGTATGCGGGTTTGAAAGACCTCGCTGAGGAGCGTTGTGGGCGGCTTCAAGAGAGACTGCGGCTGACCCAGCTGAAGCGGGAGGTGGATGACCTGGAACAGTGGATTGCTGAGAGGGAGGTGGTTGCTGGCTCCCATGAACTAGGACAGGACTATGAACATGTcaca ATGCTGAGGGACAAGTTCCGGGAGTTTGCTCGTGACACCAGCACCATCGGCCAAGAGCGTGTAGATGGTGTAAATGGGTTGGCAGATGACCTGATTGAGTCGGGTCATCCTGAAAACGCCAGTGTGGCTGAGTGGAAGGACGGGTTAAATGAGGCTTGGGCTGATCTGCTGGAGCTGAttgacacacgcacacaaatgtTGGCAGCCTCCTATGAGTTACACCGCTTCCATCAGGATGCCATGGAGGTGCTTGGACGTGTtaaggagaagagggaggggcTGCCTTCCGACCTTGGCCGTGATCTGAACACTGTTCAGCATCTACACAGACAGCACAACACTTTTGAAAATGACATCCAGGCCCTAAGTGGACAG GTGAACCAGGTGCAAGATGATGCAGCACGGCTGCAGAAGGCTTATGCTGGGGAGAAAGCTGATGACATTAACAGGAGTGAACATGCTGTGACTTCTGCCTGGGAAGGCTTGCTCGAGGCTGGTCAGACCCGCAGGCTCCTCCTGCTGGACACCGTGGAGAAGTTCCGCTTCTTCAACATGGTGCGAGACCTCATGCTCTGGATGGACGGTGTCAACCTGCAGATTGATGCACATGACAGCCCCAG GGATGTATCTTCTGCAGGGTTGGTCATTGCCAATCATCAGGACATCAAGTCAGAGATTGAGACCAGGGCAGACAGCTTTACTGCCTGTTTTGAGATGGGAAACACTCTCATTAACAATAATCACTATGCAGCTGATGAG ATTCGTGAGAAACTGGCTCAACTccaggaaaagagagacaagaTCAACAAAAAGTGGCAAGACAAGATGGACCATTTACAAATTG TGCTGGAGGTGTTGCAGTTTGGACGCGATGCCTATGTTGCAGAGTCTTGGTTGGCAGGGCAAGAACCTCTGGTGCGAGCAGCAGAGCTGGGTGCAAATGTGGATGAGGTAGAGAGCCTAATTAAGCGCCATGAGGCCTTTGAGAAACTTGCTGCAGCCTGGGAAGACCGCTTTGTTCTGCTGGAGAAACTCACTACA CTTGAGGAGCAGGAGATCCAGAGGAGgcgagaggaagaggagagagcacGGCGACCCCCTACACCGCCCCCTGTAGAAGTTGTACAGTCTGAGACAGAAAGTCATGCACATGATTCTGCAGCCAG AACCAGTCTGGACCAGACCACGCTCAATCAGTCGGTGTCAGTGAATGGAGTACACAGCGACAATGACACATCGCAG